One Opitutales bacterium DNA window includes the following coding sequences:
- a CDS encoding RNA-binding protein, which produces MNIYIGNLSYAATDQDLEELFSPYGEVSKTTIIMDRETGRSKGFGFAEMPDDDAAKTAIDALNGSTFLNRNITVNEARPREERPRGGGGYRGGGYRGGDRRGGGGFRGGDRRGGPSGGGGGGRKDRRFDRGGDSWD; this is translated from the coding sequence ATGAATATATATATAGGGAATCTGTCGTATGCCGCGACAGATCAAGACCTCGAAGAACTATTCTCACCCTACGGCGAGGTCTCCAAAACGACGATCATCATGGACCGGGAAACCGGTCGATCAAAGGGATTCGGCTTCGCTGAGATGCCGGACGACGATGCCGCAAAGACTGCGATCGATGCTCTGAACGGATCTACGTTCCTCAATCGAAACATTACTGTAAACGAAGCGCGTCCACGCGAAGAGCGGCCTCGCGGAGGCGGCGGTTATCGCGGTGGCGGCTATCGCGGTGGCGATCGACGTGGCGGAGGAGGCTTCCGCGGCGGGGATCGACGTGGCGGCCCAAGCGGCGGCGGCGGCGGTGGACGCAAGGATCGTCGCTTTGATCGCGGTGGTGATAGCTGGGATTAA
- the lepB gene encoding signal peptidase I — protein sequence MSKKFPSARKLIGQLKDLRSHARKVYNYRCDVLDAGILEELEDYLTELDKRIREGSKNLDVKETNERVEQIHGFLLKHGGKIYPRGIGNEVVELIVVAAVVVIGIRTFFLQPFIIPTNSMYPTYNGMLAEVHQLGEEPNIAEKAFRFVTRGARNYEMTAPVSGRVYIPSSRRYLGVPSLPVKEVPGRKWFVLPTTKRAFYFLVDDQKVYLEVPGEFRPRDILEMMDVDWTSMRRVSGPDGLIYFDLGIDVAAGEPILSFDIKLGDALFVDRFSYHFIQPDIGDPFVFRTDDLPDVPQAVAADVRGKYYIKRLVGGPGDELEIREPILFNNGEPVEGAEAFVNNHEQMDEYDGYVNPAFDFRYPMPLSSGNSYTVPEDSFFAMGDNSDNSQDSRYWGRVDKESVIGRAIFIYYPFTTGHWGLAK from the coding sequence GTGAGTAAAAAATTCCCGAGTGCGCGCAAGCTGATTGGTCAGCTCAAAGACTTACGTTCCCATGCACGGAAGGTATATAATTATCGCTGTGATGTTTTGGACGCAGGAATCCTCGAGGAACTTGAAGATTACTTGACCGAGCTGGATAAACGGATTCGCGAGGGTTCGAAAAATTTAGATGTCAAAGAGACGAATGAGCGTGTGGAACAGATTCACGGCTTTCTCCTCAAGCATGGTGGAAAAATCTATCCCAGGGGAATTGGAAACGAGGTTGTAGAGCTGATCGTGGTTGCGGCAGTCGTCGTGATCGGAATCCGGACGTTCTTTCTGCAACCCTTTATTATTCCAACGAACTCGATGTATCCGACTTACAACGGGATGCTTGCAGAGGTGCATCAGCTCGGGGAAGAACCCAATATTGCTGAAAAAGCCTTTAGATTCGTTACACGTGGCGCTCGTAACTATGAGATGACAGCGCCGGTTTCGGGACGTGTTTATATCCCGTCTTCTCGGCGCTACCTTGGGGTGCCCAGTCTCCCGGTCAAAGAAGTGCCGGGTAGAAAGTGGTTTGTTTTGCCAACCACAAAGAGAGCGTTTTATTTCTTGGTGGACGACCAGAAGGTCTATCTAGAGGTTCCGGGAGAATTTCGACCGCGGGATATTCTTGAGATGATGGATGTTGATTGGACCTCTATGAGGCGCGTTTCCGGACCTGACGGATTGATTTACTTCGATCTGGGGATAGACGTGGCAGCCGGAGAGCCAATATTGAGCTTCGATATAAAGCTGGGCGATGCCCTTTTTGTAGATCGCTTCTCATACCATTTCATTCAGCCAGATATCGGAGATCCCTTTGTATTTCGAACGGATGACCTTCCTGACGTGCCTCAGGCAGTTGCCGCTGATGTGCGTGGAAAATACTACATCAAACGATTGGTGGGTGGCCCCGGTGACGAGCTGGAGATCCGTGAGCCGATTTTGTTTAATAATGGCGAACCGGTTGAGGGGGCAGAAGCATTTGTAAATAACCACGAACAGATGGATGAATACGATGGTTATGTAAATCCGGCTTTTGATTTCCGTTATCCTATGCCCTTATCCAGCGGGAACTCTTATACGGTTCCCGAGGACTCGTTTTTTGCTATGGGAGATAATTCGGATAACTCCCAGGACTCTCGTTACTGGGGGCGCGTGGACAAAGAGAGCGTTATTGGGCGCGCCATCTTTATTTATTATCCATTCACGACCGGCCATTGGGGATTGGCGAAGTAG